The following proteins are encoded in a genomic region of Sebastes fasciatus isolate fSebFas1 chromosome 14, fSebFas1.pri, whole genome shotgun sequence:
- the LOC141782582 gene encoding immunoglobulin superfamily member 3-like: MKCSLQSLLRANLLFCLGLLLHWGEASVHTEVQAGPLYRMVGSPLSISCNVSGFANNSTQKDIEFRIMKPANTNFEINIISSGNQNFGYAGYQQRVRNKGITLTHLTPNTVLFEIKSLEKGDEGEYHCSVINPPDYAYDGTYSAMTKVKVIDNSLSVSSPAPTSLSYNEGDALTFTCQASSNTVQHTHLSLTWYLCKEDKANAQPIISLDRDFTLNPGSGFEGRYQAGQIRLDKTGEATYKLNMAHLELSDQGRIYCQAQEWIQDPDRSWYTIAQKDAEETTLNVKAREVATDTSSLVVRVSAQSEILQEGQELSLSCNVVTQNLKERFFSVAWLRGSVELARVGPTGILTAGPEYSGRVKEGELRAARTGDGDYRLILQPVRTEDQGEYICRAWLQDRGQDGTFTPGAAQDSSSQLVSISATESGLSVKMQNTSGVNEGDRLELTCKVQGVRGQLSVAWQRKSTSAAAFTSVVSLSQEGVMEKAEEFTSRKVKAMRPAIDTFTLELDEVTLSDAGVYQCAVSEWMANSKTSSQSQNAAVTVAPTDSFVKLSLKSRNNVVTVGEDVELMCLVKGPRVPITLTWSLQRDALTLDNILMLYSDGAISWSGDQHRYQLKVQNNQNGVVHYLIINGASRREAGSYQCSVSVFLENVHKKLPSSNLLAVLVQDPVSKLKLTTTPALTRNINTDIEMKCSVSSEPSASSRYAVTWLLHQQAENKTIVSSDQDALVTFGPQVQLSHRQRISMKRTKGPSFELNIRQARISDGGSYVCEVVEWLQDPHGDWYQLSPVSKTTKLTVIEPANDLSLDKEQPLPAREGDEVELKCNITSGATGPSFLYKVTWLYAGHNSSSTKALVELDHRGLLSYPKNQELTGLQGRLRLSRPTQSSFSLGIQSAREGDSGTYQCQVEQYQLDEGRWQQKASDSTGPITLTVNVTENNLSILKEEKKLNMSSSQDLPIPCHISKQSSTESEFQVTWLRQKETETEQRPIFTAYRNSTFQDRFGKGDQLRFGHPLPNHFSLTVLKPSPEDSGRYFCEVEEWLPSLSCGWRMVAVEKSGYLTVNVYAEGDAKAVSEPECKSNMWMGILIATVICSLLVVFLLVLKMCRSKGSGGKKSGPDLWTEEHPLNTKPSGEI; the protein is encoded by the exons ATGAAGTGTTCCCTGCAATCTCTTTTGAGAGCCAATTTGCTCTTTTGTCTGGGACTACTTCTACACTGGG GAGAAGCCAGTGTGCACACCGAAGTGCAGGCTGGGCCTCTGTACCGCATGGTGGGCTCTCCGCTCTCCATCTCCTGCAATGTGAGCGGCTTCGCCAATAACAGCACTCAAAAGGACATTGAATTCCGCATTATGAAGCCTGCAAATACAAATTTTGAGATCAACATCATCAGCAGCGGAAACCAAAACTTCGGCTATGCCGGGTACCAACAGCGTGTGAGGAACAAGGGTATCACTCTGACGCATTTGACTCCAAACACAGTCCTCTTTGAGATAAAAAGCCTAGAGAAAGGTGATGAAGGGGAATATCACTGTTCTGTAATCAACCCCCCAGATTATGCTTATGATGGAACCTACAGCGCTATGACAAAAGTGAAAG TGATTGACAACTCCCTCAGCGTTTCATCACCTGCCCCCACCTCACTGAGCTATAATGAGGGTGATGCTCTCACGTTTACATGCCAAGCCTCCAGCAACACCGTCCAGCACACCCACCTGTCTCTCACCTGGTATCTCTGTAAAGAAGACAAGGCCAACGCTCAGCCTATCATTTCTCTGGATAGAGATTTCACACTGAATCCAGGCTCTGGGTTTGAAGGGCGTTACCAAGCTGGACAGATAAGGTTAGATAAAACGGGAGAGGCCACGTACAAGCTAAACATGGCTCACCTGGAGCTGTCTGACCAAGGCAGGATCTACTGCCAGGCTCAGGAGTGGATCCAAGATCCCGACCGCTCCTGGTACACTATAGCACAGAAGGATGCTGAGGAAACTACCCTGAATGTCAAAGCCAGAG AGGTGGCGACAGACACTTCGTCTTTGGTGGTGAGAGTCTCGGCGCAGTCGGAAATTCTGCAGGAGGGGCAGGAGCTGTCGCTGTCATGCAACGTTGTCACGCAGAACCTGAAGGAGAGGTTCTTCTCTGTAGCCTGGCTCAGGGGAAGCGTAGAACTGGCCCGCGTTGGCCCTACAGGCATTCTGACTGCGGGGCCCGAGTACAGCGGGCGAGTGAAGGAAGGAGAGCTCAGGGCAGCCAGGACAGGGGACGGAGATTACCGTCTCATATTGCAGCCTGTCAGAACCGAGGACCAAGGAGAGTATATCTGTAGGGCATGGCTTCAGGACAGAGGCCAAGATGGGACCTTTACACCGGGTGCAGCACAGGACTCCAGCTCCCAGCTGGTCAGCATCTCAGCCACAG AAAGCGGGCTTTCGGTTAAAATGCAAAACACTAGTGGTGTTAACGAAGGTGACAGGCTGGAGCTCACCTGTAAAGTGcagggggtcagaggtcagctctCCGTCGCCTGGCAACGCAAATCAACATCCGCGGCTGCGTTCACCAGTGTCGTCAGTCTAAGTCAGGAGGGTGTTATGGAGAAAGCGGAGGAGTTCACGAGTCGCAAAGTGAAGGCAATGCGTCCAGCGATTGACACCTTCACCCTGGAGCTCGATGAAGTCACGCTCTCTGATGCAGGCGTCTACCAGTGTGCTGTGTCCGAATGGATGGCCAATAGCAAGACCAGCAGCCAGTCACAGAATGCTGCTGTGACAGTGGCTCCTACAG ATTCCTTTGTGAAATTGTCTCTGAAAAGTCGCAACAACGTAGTGACTGTAGGAGAAGATGTGGAGTTGATGTGCCTGGTCAAAGGGCCACGTGTGCCAATAACACTGACTTGGAGCCTGCAGCGTGATGCCTTGACCCTAGATAACATCCTGATGCTGTACTCTGACGGAGCCATCAGCTGGTCTGGAGATCAGCACCGCTACCAACTCAAAGTACAAAACAATCAGAATGGAGTCGTTCACTATCTGATTATCAACGGCGCAAGCCGCAGGGAGGCAGGAAGCTACCAGTGTAGTGTGTCTGTCTTCCTGGAGAATGTACACAAGAAGCTGCCATCGTCCAATCTGCTGGCTGTTTTGGTGCAGGACCCAG TGAGCAAGCTCAAATTGACCACCACCCCCGCCTTGACAAGAAACATCAACACTGACATAGAAATGAAATGCTCAGTTAGCTCAGAACCCTCCGCGTCCTCCCGCTACGCTGTTACCTGGCTGCTCCATCAACAGGCAGAAAATAAGACTATTGTGAGCTCAGACCAGGACGCCCTGGTGACATTCGGACCCCAGGTTCAGCTGAGCCACAGACAGCGAATCAGCATGAAGCGCACTAAGGGCCCTAGTTTTGAGTTGAACATTCGGCAAGCTCGGATCTCAGACGGTGGCTCATACGTATGCGAGGTGGTGGAGTGGCTACAAGATCCTCATGGTGACTGGTATCAGCTCTCACCAGTGTCCAAAACCACAAAGCTAACAGTTATTGAGCCTG CCAATGACCTTAGTTTAGACAAAGAACAGCCGCTGCCTGCCAGGGAGGGAGACGAGGTGGAGCTCAAGTGTAACATCACCTCAGGTGCAACCGGCCCTTCGTTTCTCTACAAAGTCACTTGGCTCTACGCTGGACATAATTCTTCAAGCACAAAAGCCCTGGTGGAGCTTGATCACAGGGGCCTGCTGAGTTACCCAAAGAACCAAGAGCTCACAGGCTTGCAGGGCCGGCTTCGTCTCTCCAGGCCCACTCAGAGCAGCTTCTCTCTGGGGATTCAGAGCGCCCGTGAGGGTGACAGTGGGACCTACCAGTGCCAGGTGGAGCAATACCAGCTGGATGAAGGTCGCTGGCAGCAAAAGGCCTCAGACAGCACTGGGCCCATCACACTGACTGTAAACGTTACGG AAAACAACCTGTCCATTTtgaaggaagaaaagaagtTGAATATGAGCAGCTCCCAGGATCTCCCTATCCCCTGTCATATCAGCAAACAGTCCAGCACGGAATCTGAGTTCCAGGTCACGTGGTTAAGGCAGAAAGAGACGGAAACTGAACAACGCCCCATATTCACAGCATACCGCAACTCCACCTTTCAAGACAGGTTTGGGAAGGGTGATCAGCTAAGATTTGGCCACCCTCTACCCAACCACTTCAGCCTCACAGTCTTGAAGCCAAGTCCTGAAGATAGTGGCCGGTATTTCTGTGAGGTAGAAGAGTGGCTCCCATCTCTGTCTTGTGGGTGGAGGATGGTTGCAGTGGAAAAGTCAGGATATTTGACTGTTAATGTCTATGCAGAAG GAGATGCTAAAGCCGTCTCTGAGCCAGAATGCAAGTCGAATATGTGGATGGGGATTCTCATAGCTACAGTCATCTGCTCACTGTTGGTCGTATTCCTCCTGGTGCTGAAGATGTGCCGGAGCAAAGGCTCAGGAGGAAAAAAGTCAGGCCCAGATCTGTGGACAGAGGAGCACCCTCTGAACACCAAACCCAGCGGAGAGATCTGA
- the klhl6 gene encoding kelch-like protein 6 produces MSDALERTTECPLPLLADDSSRVEDRNSQGCSSELRWEDGGLPVELQKGMETLRVNKELTDVVLCVQGHDFPCHRAILAAASQYFRAMFCSGLKESYDERVEMKGLDSGTMHSLLEYTYTSHALLTHANVQRILEAASQFQFLRVVDACAGFLSKSLHLESCIGILNLAESHALPALMTGAQDYITTHFSQVVQQQDFLELPVESLEAVLLRDDLDVKCEESVFEALMSWVRARQDERCLSLARLLSHVRLPLLEPAYFVEKVESDELIRCCSEAFPLLQEARIYHLSGREVVSERTKPRLRHFLSEVFLIIGGCTKDERFISTVTCLDPLRRSRLEVARLPITEMQDESQNRKWVEFACITFRNELYISGGKETQHDVWKYNGALDKWIQIEPLTTGRWRHKMAVHGGKVYALGGFDGVQRLDSVEAYDPFHNRWAQVTPLAVGVSSFAAASYDRWIYVIGGGPNGKLATDKVQCWEPGTDCWELRAPIPIETKCTNAVTFKNCIYIVGGAMHAMYCYSPVSDSWTLVTRLGERASCAIAACNNKLFITGGRDNKNQVISTVMCWDVDRGVLTEECVLPLGVSHHGSVTLMKSYTHIHRIAPVSECQ; encoded by the exons ATGAGTGACGCGCTGGAGAGGACTACAGAATGTCCCTTGCCACTTCTCGCAGATGACTCCAGCCGAGTCGAGGACAGAAACAGCCAGGGATGCTCAAGTGAGTTACGTTGGGAGGATGGAGGTCTACCTGTGGAGCTGCAGAAAGGGATGGAGACCTTACGAGTGAACAAAGAACTGACCGATGTGGTGCTGTGTGTTCAGGGACATGACTTCCCCTGCCATAGAGCCATACTCGCTGCTGCCAGCCAGTACTTCAG GGCCATGTTTTGCAGCGGTCTGAAGGAGAGTTATGATGAGCGTGTGGAAATGAAGGGGCTAGACAGTGGCACAATGCACTCTCTGCTGGAGTATACCTACACCAGCCATGCCCTCCTCACACACGCAAACGTCCAGAGAATACTAGAGGCCGCCAGTCAATTTCAG TTCCTGCGTGTGGTGGATGCATGTGCCGGCTTTCTGAGCAAGTCTCTGCACCTCGAGAGTTGCATCGGGATCCTGAATCTCGCTGAAAGCCATGCCTTGCCGGCCTTGATGACCGGGGCTCAGGACTACATCACCACTCACTTCTCCCAGGTGGTCCAGCAGCAGGACTTCCTGGAGCTGCCGGTAGAGTCGCTGGAGGCCGTCCTGCTGAGGGACGACCTCGATGTCAAATGTGAGGAGAGTGTTTTTGAAGCCCTCATGAGTTGGGTGAGAGCCCGGCAGGACGAACGCTGTCTTTCACTGGCAAGGTTGCTTTCACATGTGCGGCTGCCACTGTTGGAGCCTGCTTACTTTGTAGAAAAAGTGGAGTCGGATGAACTGATTCGCTGCTGCAGTGAGGCTTTTCCTTTGCTGCAAGAGGCCCGCATCTATCATCTCTCCGGCAGGGAG GTGGTCTCTGAACGCACCAAACCACGCTTGCGGCACTTTCTATCAGAGGTGTTCCTGATCATCGGCGGCTGCACTAAAGACGAGCGCTTCATTTCCACTGTCACCTGTTTGGACCCCCTCAGACGCAGCAGGCTGGAGGTCGCCAGGCTGCCAATCACAGAGATGCAGGATGAATCCCAAAACAGGAAATGGGTGGAGTTTGCGTGCATCACCTTCCGCAATGAATTGTACATTTCTG GAGGTAAAGAGACTCAGCATGATGTGTGGAAATATAATGGCGCCCTGGACAAGTGGATCCAGATCGAGCCCCTGACAACCGGGCGCTGGAGACACAAGATGGCAGTTCATGGGGGAAAGGTGTACGCGCTGGGTGGATTTGATGGAGTTCAGAGACTGGATAGCGTGGAGGCCTATGATCCCTTTCACAATCGCTGGGCACAG GTGACACCTCTTGCAGTAGGTGTGAGCTCCTTTGCTGCTGCAAGCTATGACAGATGGATCTATGTGATCGGTGGAGGGCCCAATGGAAAGTTGGCGACTGATAAGGTTCAGTGCTGGGAACCTGGGACAGACTGCTGGGAGCTGCGGGCGCCCATTCCCATCGAAACCAAATGCACTAATGCAGTCACATTCAAGAACTGCATCTATATAGTTG GTGGTGCCATGCATGCCATGTACTGCTACTCACCTGTGTCAGACTCCTGGACCCTCGTGACCCGTCTGGGTGAGAGGGCGAGCTGTGCCATCGCTGCCTGCAACAACAAACTCTTCATCACTGGGGGACGGGATAACAAGAACCAAGTCATCTCCACGGTGATGTGCTGGGACGTTGACCGAGGGGTGTTGACAGAGGAGTGTGTGTTACCTTTGGGAGTGTCGCACCACGGAAGCGTGACACTCATGAAgtcctacacacacatacacagaataGCACCTGTTTCAGAGTGCCAATGA